The following are encoded in a window of Bacteroidales bacterium genomic DNA:
- the galU gene encoding UTP--glucose-1-phosphate uridylyltransferase GalU produces MITKAVIPAAGFGTRFLPATKSQPKEMLPVVDTPVIQYVVEEAVTSGITDILMIIGKGKRAIEEHFDRSFELENQLMEKGKTDELATIRAITSMANIHFVWQKELNGLGDAIRYARDHVNGQPFAVLLGDTLIDSDQGPVTRQLGALYDKYQHPVVALEEVDPAVVSRYGVISGTEIDRDVYLINDFVEKPPADKAPSNLAIASRYILTPDIFDYLDTIPPGVNNEIQLTDALRLMVRTRPAYGLRFAGQRYDIGSKIDFLKTNVIYGVKHPEFGVEFLEWLKKYIAKQTTS; encoded by the coding sequence ATGATAACCAAAGCAGTAATACCCGCGGCCGGTTTCGGTACCCGGTTTCTTCCGGCTACAAAATCACAGCCAAAAGAAATGCTTCCGGTGGTCGATACACCGGTAATCCAGTATGTGGTTGAAGAAGCTGTTACATCCGGTATTACCGATATCCTCATGATCATCGGTAAAGGAAAGCGAGCCATTGAAGAGCATTTTGACCGGAGTTTCGAACTCGAAAACCAGCTCATGGAAAAAGGAAAAACGGATGAGCTTGCTACCATCCGCGCAATTACCTCGATGGCCAATATCCATTTTGTGTGGCAGAAAGAACTTAACGGACTTGGTGATGCGATCCGGTATGCCCGCGATCACGTTAATGGCCAGCCGTTTGCCGTACTTCTCGGCGATACGCTGATTGATTCTGATCAGGGCCCTGTAACCCGCCAGCTTGGAGCACTTTATGACAAATACCAACATCCGGTCGTTGCTCTGGAAGAGGTCGATCCTGCTGTTGTGAGCCGGTACGGAGTTATCAGCGGAACCGAAATTGACCGGGATGTTTATCTCATCAACGACTTTGTCGAAAAACCACCGGCCGATAAGGCACCCTCCAACCTGGCCATTGCCAGCCGCTACATTCTTACACCTGATATTTTTGATTACCTTGACACCATTCCTCCGGGCGTAAACAATGAAATTCAGCTCACCGATGCCCTTCGCCTTATGGTTCGGACCAGGCCTGCCTACGGACTCCGTTTTGCCGGACAGCGATATGATATTGGCAGTAAAATTGACTTCCTGAAAACAAATGTTATTTACGGTGTAAAACATCCCGAATTTGGCGTCGAATTCCTTGAATGGCTCAAAAAATATATTGCGAAGCAAACAACATCTTAA
- a CDS encoding GHMP kinase: MIIKTTSYPRAALIGNPSDGYFGKTIAFVFSNFRAEVLLYESPEIEIVPSVYDSLVYSNIQKLNDDVKAYGYYGGIRLIKATIKVFYNYCLTKGIQLPEKNFTVRYQSDIPYGLGLAGSSAIITACMKALMSFYEVSIPKPILANLVLSVENDELKIAAGLQDRVAQAYECPVYMDFNKKYMDQQGYGKYEPFDPALLPDLYIAYRTDLSEGSEVVHNTFRERYHAGDPQVLDAIRQWSELTEKAYEFLLRGQKSRLGQLLNENFDLRRKVMPISKGNILMVELARSVGATAKFTGSGGAVIGTYEGDSMFHQLVETMAPHRIQVIKPAIVYNI; encoded by the coding sequence ATGATCATTAAGACCACAAGCTATCCGCGTGCTGCTCTCATCGGAAATCCCTCCGACGGTTACTTTGGTAAAACGATCGCTTTTGTTTTCAGTAACTTCAGGGCAGAAGTATTGCTCTACGAATCGCCTGAGATAGAGATTGTGCCTTCTGTGTACGATTCACTCGTGTACAGCAACATCCAGAAACTGAACGATGACGTAAAGGCATATGGTTATTACGGGGGCATTCGACTTATCAAAGCCACCATTAAAGTGTTCTACAATTATTGCCTGACAAAAGGCATTCAACTGCCGGAAAAGAATTTTACTGTCCGCTATCAGTCCGACATTCCATACGGTCTGGGCCTGGCCGGGTCAAGTGCTATTATTACAGCCTGTATGAAAGCCCTGATGAGTTTTTACGAGGTATCTATCCCAAAGCCCATTCTGGCCAACCTCGTGCTCAGTGTGGAAAACGATGAACTGAAAATAGCAGCAGGACTTCAGGATCGTGTGGCTCAGGCCTATGAATGCCCTGTGTATATGGATTTCAACAAAAAATACATGGATCAACAGGGGTACGGAAAATATGAACCTTTCGACCCCGCCCTTCTTCCCGATCTCTATATTGCTTATCGCACCGACCTTTCAGAAGGTTCTGAAGTGGTGCACAATACCTTCCGGGAAAGATACCATGCCGGCGATCCTCAGGTATTGGATGCCATCAGGCAGTGGAGCGAGCTAACCGAAAAAGCTTATGAATTCCTCCTGCGCGGCCAGAAAAGCCGCCTCGGTCAGCTTCTGAATGAAAATTTCGACCTTCGAAGAAAGGTGATGCCTATCAGCAAAGGCAATATTCTCATGGTTGAACTGGCCCGTTCCGTGGGGGCTACCGCCAAATTTACCGGTTCAGGAGGCGCTGTCATTGGTACCTACGAGGGAGATTCCATGTTCCATCAGCTCGTCGAAACAATGGCACCGCACAGAATACAGGTAATAAAACCCGCCATTGTTTATAATATCTGA
- a CDS encoding glycosyltransferase family 2 protein: MINNKVITVVLPAYNAEKTLEQTYREIPFDIVDHVILVDDHSTDNTIQEAERLGIRHIIRHEKNKGYGGNQKTCYNKALELNSDIVVMLHPDYQYTPRLIQSMCYLIANEVYDVVFGSRILGRGALRGGMPLYKYVANRILTLAQNVLLNQKLSEYHTGYRAFSRRVLEKVNYNANSDDFVFDNQMIAQIFMAGFEIAEITCPTKYFKEASSINFRRSVVYGLGVLRVSFQYFLHKTGLKKYQYLIPLS; this comes from the coding sequence ATGATAAACAACAAAGTCATTACCGTAGTTTTACCGGCTTATAATGCAGAAAAAACCCTGGAACAAACCTACAGGGAGATTCCGTTTGATATAGTGGATCATGTTATTCTGGTTGATGACCATAGTACCGACAATACAATACAGGAAGCGGAACGCCTTGGAATCCGTCATATCATTCGCCACGAAAAAAACAAAGGGTACGGCGGAAATCAGAAAACCTGTTACAACAAGGCTCTTGAGCTGAATTCCGATATCGTTGTTATGCTGCACCCCGATTACCAGTACACACCCCGCCTGATTCAGTCAATGTGCTATCTGATTGCCAACGAAGTATACGATGTCGTCTTCGGTTCGCGCATTCTGGGCCGAGGTGCCCTCAGGGGCGGAATGCCTCTTTACAAATACGTTGCTAACCGTATTCTTACGTTGGCGCAGAATGTCCTTTTGAATCAGAAGCTTTCCGAATACCATACCGGCTACAGGGCCTTTTCGCGCCGTGTGCTCGAAAAGGTCAACTATAATGCCAATTCAGATGATTTTGTGTTCGATAACCAGATGATAGCCCAGATTTTTATGGCAGGTTTTGAAATTGCTGAAATTACATGTCCTACAAAATATTTTAAGGAAGCTTCATCCATTAATTTCCGCAGAAGTGTTGTCTATGGTCTGGGCGTACTCAGGGTCAGTTTTCAATATTTTCTGCATAAAACAGGCCTGAAAAAATATCAGTATCTTATTCCGTTGTCATGA
- a CDS encoding glycosyltransferase family 39 protein, which produces MLTDFFKGRNALYPVLISLFALTLFLPFLGRVNLFDWDEVNFAESAREMIVSGDYLTVRINYQPFWEKPPLFIWMQVLSMHLFGINEFAARFPNAVAGVCTIFLLWFAGRRIFSTRFAILWIALYLGSMLPFFYFRSGIIDPWFNLFIFAGILFLIFFLERRKEEKGIPMLIFSALSIGLAILTKGPVAVLILMLTFIMWLAFNKFRLNASVWHVVLYFILVALTGGFWFLLQIVNGNMNLVLEFIRYQIRLFSTQDAGHGGFFLYHVVVLLFGVFPASVLAVPVLFGKQETDNSLQKQSVLWLQILFWIVLVLFSIVKTKIVHYSSLCYFPLTFLAAYYVNTLIENRRNYPHWQHTWLWIQSLILAMIPALAMLVIQNRSRLLATGWIKDPFAAGNLQADVTFSGIEWAGGAVLLVCAAWASLHLKTRQYLRGTLLLLAGTLAFTWFSMTFFTSRIEAFSQRAAIDFYKSKQKEKCLVMTLGFKSYANLFYAARMPEESNFTTLGEELYKGKAGIPVYAVTKISKKEKYLKLYPLLRVLYEKNGFVFMQVVSQNSTD; this is translated from the coding sequence ATGCTGACTGACTTTTTTAAGGGCAGGAACGCCCTGTATCCTGTTCTGATCTCTCTTTTCGCCCTCACTTTGTTTCTCCCGTTTCTTGGGCGGGTAAACCTGTTCGACTGGGATGAAGTGAATTTTGCCGAATCAGCCCGTGAAATGATTGTTTCGGGCGATTATCTGACAGTACGCATCAATTATCAGCCTTTCTGGGAAAAACCCCCTTTGTTTATCTGGATGCAGGTGTTATCTATGCATCTGTTCGGGATAAATGAATTTGCCGCCCGCTTTCCCAATGCCGTAGCAGGAGTTTGCACCATCTTTCTCCTCTGGTTTGCCGGCCGACGGATTTTTTCAACCCGCTTTGCCATCCTCTGGATCGCTCTGTACCTTGGTTCTATGCTGCCTTTTTTTTATTTCAGGTCAGGTATTATCGACCCCTGGTTCAATTTGTTCATTTTCGCAGGCATTCTGTTTCTTATCTTCTTCCTTGAGCGCAGAAAGGAAGAAAAGGGTATCCCCATGTTGATTTTCTCCGCTTTATCCATAGGCCTCGCTATTCTTACCAAAGGCCCGGTGGCGGTTCTGATTCTGATGCTGACCTTTATCATGTGGTTGGCTTTTAATAAGTTCCGCCTTAATGCCTCCGTCTGGCATGTGGTTCTTTACTTCATTCTTGTAGCCTTAACGGGAGGATTCTGGTTTCTCCTGCAGATTGTGAACGGAAATATGAATCTTGTTCTGGAATTTATCCGCTATCAGATCAGATTGTTTTCGACACAGGATGCCGGACATGGAGGTTTTTTCCTTTACCACGTGGTAGTGCTTCTTTTCGGAGTTTTTCCGGCATCGGTTCTTGCCGTTCCCGTGCTGTTCGGAAAACAGGAAACCGACAATTCCCTTCAGAAACAATCTGTTTTATGGTTGCAGATTTTATTCTGGATTGTATTGGTTCTTTTTAGCATCGTAAAAACAAAAATCGTGCATTATTCCTCCCTTTGCTATTTTCCGCTTACCTTCCTGGCAGCTTATTATGTCAATACCCTCATTGAAAACAGAAGAAATTATCCTCACTGGCAGCACACATGGCTCTGGATACAGTCACTCATTCTTGCCATGATTCCGGCACTTGCCATGCTGGTGATACAAAACCGTTCCCGGCTCCTGGCAACAGGGTGGATAAAAGATCCTTTTGCAGCGGGAAATCTTCAGGCTGATGTCACGTTTTCCGGAATCGAATGGGCAGGAGGTGCAGTTTTGCTTGTTTGTGCAGCATGGGCTTCGCTGCACCTCAAAACACGTCAATACCTGCGGGGAACATTGCTCCTTCTTGCGGGCACGTTGGCTTTTACCTGGTTTTCAATGACCTTCTTCACTTCCCGCATTGAAGCTTTTTCCCAGAGAGCGGCTATTGATTTTTATAAAAGCAAACAGAAGGAAAAATGCCTTGTTATGACCCTGGGCTTTAAAAGCTATGCCAATTTGTTCTATGCCGCAAGAATGCCGGAAGAAAGCAATTTTACCACACTCGGGGAGGAATTGTACAAAGGGAAAGCAGGAATTCCGGTTTATGCCGTTACCAAAATCAGCAAAAAGGAAAAATACCTTAAATTATACCCTTTGTTGCGCGTATTGTACGAAAAAAACGGGTTTGTTTTTATGCAGGTTGTTTCCCAAAATTCAACGGATTAA
- a CDS encoding phosphatase PAP2 family protein: protein MLKLLFARKLFLIGWLFIALVALSFLLIYGKAQSHIYATSFHVQLTDELFKYLTLLGNGLFIVMLSFLVSFIRLRWFFLILLSFIISGLLAQILKNFAFPGAMRPVAFFDGIYNLHIVHGVKMLRSHSFPSGHSASAFALFFALAHITRRWHWEIFFLLMAFAVAYSRVYLSQHFLIDILAGSFLGIISVVFSLMILKRIEKPWFDNNLRNLLKHAD from the coding sequence ATGCTGAAATTGCTGTTTGCCCGGAAACTTTTCCTCATAGGCTGGCTATTCATTGCATTGGTGGCACTTTCTTTTTTGCTCATATACGGTAAAGCACAGTCGCATATTTATGCCACCTCCTTTCATGTCCAGTTAACTGATGAGCTTTTTAAGTATTTAACCCTGTTGGGTAATGGATTGTTCATTGTCATGCTTTCCTTCCTGGTTAGTTTCATCAGGTTGCGATGGTTTTTTCTGATCCTGCTGTCATTCATAATTTCAGGATTGCTCGCACAGATTCTTAAAAACTTTGCTTTCCCCGGGGCCATGCGTCCGGTTGCCTTTTTTGATGGTATTTACAACCTCCATATCGTTCACGGGGTTAAAATGCTCCGGAGTCATTCGTTTCCTTCCGGCCATAGTGCCAGCGCTTTTGCTCTGTTTTTCGCTCTGGCACACATCACAAGGCGCTGGCATTGGGAGATTTTCTTTCTCTTAATGGCTTTTGCGGTGGCTTACTCCAGAGTATATCTGTCGCAGCATTTCCTGATCGATATTCTGGCCGGTTCTTTCCTTGGAATCATTTCCGTTGTTTTTTCGTTGATGATTTTAAAACGGATTGAAAAACCCTGGTTCGACAATAACCTTCGAAACTTGCTCAAGCATGCTGACTGA
- a CDS encoding galactose mutarotase, which yields MKSQPAFFLSLLVLALVSGSCSRNSQKQNATLPALDTATFHRLVDGKEIKLYTLKNSKGTEVWLTNYGARILSVITPDSAGNRADITLGYHTFDEYLNDNMYLGCIVGRYANRIAKGKFALDGVTYNLYLNNGPNTLHGGLKGFDKHVWDSRQNGDTVFFSYLSKDGEEGYPGNLTVNVFYTLTDDNRLVLDMQAETDKKTIINLTNHAYFNLNGEGTGDILGHDLTLVADAITPVDSTLIPTGELMPVDNTPFDFRKPQTIGARINESHQQLLYGKGYDHNWVLSKAPGSFGLAARLHSPVTGRILEIWTTQPGIQFYSGNFMDGTAKGKSGGIYAFRNGLALEPHHFPDSPNQKNFPSVVLNPGEKFHETIEYVFSAGK from the coding sequence ATGAAATCACAACCTGCATTTTTTCTTTCGCTATTGGTATTAGCACTTGTATCGGGAAGTTGCTCCCGCAATTCTCAGAAGCAGAATGCAACTTTGCCGGCACTTGATACAGCAACATTTCACCGTTTGGTTGACGGTAAGGAGATTAAGCTGTATACCCTGAAAAACAGCAAGGGAACGGAAGTATGGCTCACCAATTACGGCGCCAGGATATTGTCGGTTATTACGCCTGATTCAGCCGGAAATCGTGCTGATATAACGCTGGGCTACCATACATTCGACGAATACCTCAATGATAACATGTACCTTGGTTGCATTGTGGGACGCTATGCCAACAGAATTGCCAAAGGGAAATTTGCCCTCGATGGAGTTACCTATAACCTTTACCTCAATAATGGTCCAAATACCCTGCACGGAGGCCTGAAGGGATTTGACAAACATGTATGGGATAGCCGGCAGAACGGGGACACTGTTTTCTTTTCTTACCTTTCAAAAGACGGGGAGGAAGGCTATCCTGGCAATCTTACGGTGAATGTTTTTTATACACTTACGGACGACAACCGCTTGGTGCTTGATATGCAGGCCGAAACGGACAAAAAAACCATTATCAATCTCACAAACCATGCCTATTTTAATCTGAATGGAGAAGGAACAGGAGACATTCTCGGCCATGATCTGACATTGGTTGCCGATGCCATTACTCCCGTTGATTCAACGCTGATCCCTACCGGTGAGTTGATGCCGGTTGACAATACCCCATTCGATTTCAGAAAACCACAAACTATTGGTGCCCGCATAAACGAATCGCATCAGCAATTGCTTTACGGAAAGGGATATGACCATAACTGGGTTCTGTCGAAAGCTCCCGGATCATTTGGCCTGGCCGCACGCCTTCATTCGCCGGTAACGGGCAGGATTCTTGAAATCTGGACAACCCAACCCGGTATTCAGTTCTATAGCGGAAATTTTATGGACGGAACTGCTAAAGGAAAGTCCGGTGGAATCTATGCCTTTCGGAATGGACTTGCTCTTGAACCTCACCATTTCCCCGATTCGCCCAATCAGAAAAACTTTCCGTCCGTTGTACTGAATCCGGGAGAAAAATTCCACGAAACGATTGAATACGTTTTTTCTGCTGGAAAATAA
- a CDS encoding galactokinase, translating into MDTRTLLQNFQSVYPDNHHEVRIYFSPGRVNLIGEHTDYNGGYVFPCALSFGTYLVMAPNDTNKVQFATGNFDVRHEQNVNALNKKIDQLWINYPMGVMYEFITRGYAIPGIDLFFYGNVPNGAGLSSSASIEVVTATALNDFLHAKIGGVDIALLCQHAENHFVGVNCGIMDQFASAMGKKDHAIYLDCNTLDYQLVPLVLKGYKLVIANTNKRRGLADSKYNERRRECDQAVAEISRVKPIKYLCELTVEEFNQVQGAISDDTVRRRARHAISENERTGKAVQLLREGDLAGFGQLMNASHDSLRYDYEVTGVELDTLVEEARKIPGVIGSRMTGAGFGGCTVSLVKEEAVNELIEKVGKGYHAVTGLKADFYVAEVGDGARRIL; encoded by the coding sequence ATGGATACCAGAACGCTGCTGCAGAATTTCCAATCAGTTTATCCCGACAACCATCATGAGGTGCGCATATATTTCAGTCCGGGGAGAGTCAATCTCATCGGAGAGCATACAGACTATAACGGGGGGTATGTTTTCCCGTGCGCATTAAGTTTTGGCACGTATCTGGTAATGGCACCGAACGATACCAACAAAGTGCAGTTTGCCACCGGCAATTTTGATGTCCGGCACGAGCAAAACGTCAATGCCCTCAACAAAAAAATTGATCAATTATGGATTAACTATCCCATGGGTGTGATGTATGAATTTATTACGCGGGGTTATGCTATTCCGGGAATTGACCTGTTTTTTTACGGCAATGTTCCCAATGGTGCCGGATTGTCCTCTTCCGCCTCTATCGAAGTTGTTACTGCCACTGCCTTGAATGACTTCCTTCATGCAAAGATTGGTGGTGTTGATATAGCCTTGTTATGCCAGCACGCTGAAAATCATTTTGTTGGGGTTAACTGCGGAATCATGGATCAGTTTGCCTCGGCCATGGGTAAAAAGGACCATGCTATTTATCTGGATTGCAATACGCTGGATTACCAGCTGGTACCGCTGGTTCTGAAAGGGTACAAATTGGTGATTGCCAACACCAATAAGCGTCGCGGGCTGGCTGATTCGAAGTACAACGAACGGCGCAGGGAATGCGACCAGGCAGTGGCCGAAATCAGCCGTGTTAAACCCATCAAATACCTGTGCGAACTAACGGTGGAAGAATTCAATCAGGTGCAGGGAGCCATAAGCGACGATACGGTAAGGCGCAGGGCACGACATGCCATTTCAGAAAATGAGCGGACAGGAAAAGCTGTTCAATTGCTCCGCGAAGGGGATCTTGCAGGATTTGGGCAATTGATGAATGCTTCCCATGATTCACTCCGGTATGATTATGAAGTTACCGGCGTTGAACTCGATACGCTTGTTGAAGAAGCAAGAAAAATTCCCGGAGTGATCGGTTCAAGAATGACCGGAGCCGGATTCGGAGGATGCACTGTGAGCCTGGTTAAAGAAGAAGCGGTAAATGAATTGATTGAAAAGGTTGGAAAAGGATACCATGCAGTAACCGGTCTGAAGGCTGATTTTTATGTAGCGGAAGTCGGAGACGGTGCAAGGAGAATTCTCTGA